A genomic region of Canis aureus isolate CA01 chromosome 16, VMU_Caureus_v.1.0, whole genome shotgun sequence contains the following coding sequences:
- the KRT13 gene encoding keratin, type I cytoskeletal 13 — MSCRLQGSSASYGGGFGGGSCQLGGGRSISTCSTRFVSGGSAGGYGGGMSCGFGGGAGSGFGGGFGGGAGSGFGGGFGGGFGGGFGGGFGGGFGGGFGDYGGGDGGLLSGNEKITMQNLNDRLASYLDKVRALEEANTELEVKIRDWHLKQSPSSPERDYSPYYKTIEELRDKILAATIDNNRVILEIDNARLAADDFRLKYENELTLRQSVEADINGLRRVLDELTLSKTDLEMQIESLNEELAYLKKNHEEEMKEFSNQMVGQVNVEMDATPGIDLTRVLAEMREQYEAMAEKNRRDAEEWFHSKSAELNKEVSTNTAMIQTSKTEITELRRTLQGLEIELQSQLSMKAGLESTLADTECRYALQLQQIQGLISSIEAQLSELRSEMECQNQEYKMLLDIKTRLEQEIATYRSLLEGQDARMAGLTSSGGSTSVSITTTSSSRTSDTRRP, encoded by the exons ATGAGCTGTCGCCTGCAGGGCTCCTCTGCCAGCTATGGAGGTGGTTTCGGGGGTGGCTCTTGTCAGCTGGGAGGAGGCCGCAGTATCTCTACTTGCTCAACCCGCTTTGTCTCTGGGGGATCAGCTGGGGGATACGGGGGTGGCATGAGCTGCGGCTTCGGTGGGGGTGCTGGTAGTGGTTTTGGGGGTGGCTTCGGTGGAGGGGCTGGTAGTGGTTTCGGCGGAGGCTTCGGAGGTGGCTTCGGAGGTGGCTTCGGAGGTGGCTTTGGTGGGGGTTTTGGCGGCGGCTTTGGTGACTACGGTGGTGGCGATGGCGGCCTCCTCTCTGGCAATGAGAAGATCACCATGCAGAACCTCAACGACCGCCTGGCCTCCTACCTGGACAAGGTGCGCGCCCTGGAGGAGGCCAACACCGAGCTGGAGGTGAAGATCCGAGACTGGCACCTGAAGCAGAGCCCCAGCAGCCCGGAGCGGGACTACAGCCCCTACTACAAGACCATCGAGGAGCTCCGGGACAAG ATCCTGGCGGCCACCATCGACAATAACCGGGTCATTCTGGAGATTGACAACGCCAGGCTGGCGGCAGACGACTTCAGGCTCAA gtATGAGAACGAGCTGACCCTGCGCCAGAGCGTGGAGGCCGACATCAATGGCCTGCGCCGGGTGCTGGACGAGCTGACCCTGTCCAAGACCGATCTGGAGATGCAAATTGAGAGCCTGAATGAGGAGCTAGCCTACCTGAAGAAGAACCATGAGGAG GAGATGAAGGAGTTCAGCAACCAGATGGTAGGCCAGGTCAACGTGGAGATGGATGCCACCCCGGGCATTGACCTGACCCGTGTGCTGGCAGAGATGAGGGAGCAGTACGAGGCCATGGCGGAGAAGAACCGACGGGACGCCGAGGAATGGTTCCACAGCAAG AGTGCAGAGCTGAACAAGGAAGTGTCTACTAACACTGCCATGATTCAGACCAGCAAGACAGAGATCACGGAGCTCAGGCGTACGCTCCAGGGCCTGGAGATCGAGCTGCAGTCCCAGCTCAGCATG AAAGCCGGGCTGGAGAGCACGCTGGCGGATACGGAGTGCCGCTATGCACTGCAGCTGCAGCAAATCCAGGGGCTCATTAGCAGCATCGAGGCCCAGCTGAGTGAGCTGCGCAGTGAGATGGAGTGCCAGAACCAGGAGTACAAGATGCTGCTGGACATCAAGACGCGGCTGGAGCAGGAGATCGCCACCTACCGCAGCCTGCTGGAGGGCCAGGATGCCAG